From one Anopheles bellator chromosome 1, idAnoBellAS_SP24_06.2, whole genome shotgun sequence genomic stretch:
- the LOC131215958 gene encoding mucin-2-like translates to MAPLPGLVLGPSPGCGPSANNGPVEPFSHSDPWSASTPVITPVLLVVVATAMSVVGQSSGFGGYSYPKPSTTTAAPFGGYSYPKPTKPFSEGYTYTKPKCPLVLPSTVTETVVTTALVTETLPPLTSTQFETAFVTLPPVVQTETETRTVVLTHTSTDLIVSTHTEIHPTTVTSLLTTSYCQPNSYLPPPPPPPQPPANTYLPVVDLPAKEYLPQPAGGGQQPIKRATGERTELNEIGDGADGGPAAADQQPQPAINIIFVDRGPQRDGNGPADVPSADLMNWLLCKFNLTSGSCN, encoded by the exons ATGGCTCCGCTTCCGGGGCTGGTCCTCGGTCCGTCCCCCGGGTGCGGTCCATCGGCCAACAATGGGCCCGTCGAACCGTTTTCGCACTCCGATCCGTGGTCCGCATCC ACTCCCGTGATAACTCCGGTCCTGCTGGTAGTGGTGGCCACTGCCATGTCCGTCGTAGGACAGAGCAGTGGCTTCGGTGGCTACAGCTATCCGAAACCTAGCACCACCACGGCGGCTCCGTTCGGAGGATACAGCTACCCAAAGCCCACGAAGCCGTTCTCCGAGGGCTACACCTACACGAAGCCCAAGTGTCCTCTGGTCCTGCCGAGCACCGTCACCGAGACGGTCGTGACGACCGCGCTGGTGACGGAAACGCTTCCCCCCCTCACCAGCACCCAGTTCGAGACGGCCTTCGTCACGCTGCCACCGGTCGTACagacggaaaccgaaacccggacCGTCGTCCTGACGCACACCTCGACCGATCTGATCGTATCGACTCACACGGAAATCCACCCGACGACGGTTACTTCGCTGCTCACCACCAGCTACTGTCAGCCGAACTCGTAcctaccgccaccaccgccgccaccgcaacCACCCGCCAACACGTAccttccggtggtggaccTACCGGCCAAGGAGTATCTGCCgcaaccggccggcggggGCCAGCAGCCCATCAAGCGGGCCACCGGCGAGCGGACGGAGCTGAACGAGATCGGCGACGGAGCGGACGGCGGACCAGCGGCAGCCgaccagcagccgcagccggccaTCAACATCATCTTCGTCGACCGCGGCCCGCAGCGGGACGGGAACGGGCCGGCAGACGTGCCGTCGGCCGATCTGATGAACTGGCTGCTGTGCAAGTTTAACCTCACCAGCGGCTCCTGTAACTGA
- the LOC131215957 gene encoding fibrous sheath CABYR-binding protein-like, with product MMSEAIATLAVLHGTVDSKNATSPVNAAKDSATSKGTTVTTTATKARQTPTKPVTTTTTVATKKPSGGGTPRSSSTTTTTKQAGSDREARGKRTLEFGNFGSANYNYQGAPVAQRRVSYQDPGHYSHFQGNYIQPQYSYQQQHPQAQGSLGSYQGFDAQLDGSNSIGSFQSLGPAVHHHPHYVEPPEPIIEIIIQDGNDTVPQADPHTLFRQHKKKKEEVQVFYVKYHKDEKNGQLVLDDPLPAIKPIPDESEEEEDPSQEPLVVTPGPPLKTTTLRAIINPDSEKYHSNSGIRISFGVNDKHQTGHQLSESESESVAQPVVALPHPGDQRSKSDVFYQQHQQFVQAQHDRTVRHQYPAPPPPPPAAAPQPAPAHHHHQFAPQHYHQHYQAQPLVQQPEPYRFGPATPAPYRAQPAPPPPQQQQQQHYQQPYQPQQQYQPPQPQRVVYSQPPPPQPQPQPQPQFQFRGQFQPQPQLPPQPHYFQQQQAPVPQPRPQQVRFPPQQAQPQQSFYQPQPQQAQPQPPQQQPQFQRQEYQQQPKPIPIPLHNINQQPPLRPQYAPQPQPQPQPQQQQQFNQPFNNFHRQPTPQPQPQPQPQPSFRKPPPATVEQPPFVSAPRPPQSPAVRGNFYDAARPVQGGLVQQAAPNLGPTRAPERDHAPPAPRAPPSYSGLSDSEHLSNLKHVLPAGGELVASVSKYEKHITETINGAPVEQNRQQFDRGQQYYNILPSQELISHSAEPTIETVPAAKNIGPLASSIGHLPTPQRYVSQQAAQIIPNSEPLNYAPEPRFRGGEAATGSTQPTVATSRTTYSPTFSTTPRYQTTTPTPTTTTARPPPPSPSTPRSAAEEAEANEKKQKALFDLPDEVPEDLRQQLLSSGILENADISVLDYDKLGETALENLPPDHLANFFNAGGGAQLAGSSNVLSVVSPNGDKLAEKFITKNYDVKGGRHDERDRYEITQPDGAGDTGGSEEPTIVTMPERQHVDLKVVRFDSSNPKNVTDRYIKPESTILPSVVTANEQPERERDEGSAPPSAAEQIFNRYLPLKINGAQFPIPDVVELRGRRIASVVVLAPVDSAPAVSEETGASGGTEDGGFLINTEGGSSDEQQSRFERDVLLDSKRIKFIAGEALKQLIKKPSRDNFRRWLEREGKTDVDLQSVVLLVTRNADNEQEIFMYDIATKGVTHLSGELSSAFVRVAEENAQTQNLDEMPIVDSGIVEQMEPKSTQASSASVEYGASGAVTSSEEQDDDEEAEASERDAIYVYPENYRGLEVNSGYSNIKK from the exons ATGATGTCGGAG GCAATCGCCACTCTGGCGGTTCTCCATGGGACAGTGGACTCGAAGAACGCGACGTCTCCCGTCAACGCGGCTAAGGACAGCGCCACGTCCAAGgggacgacggtgacgacgacggcgacgaaggcACGGCAAACGCCAACGAAACCGGtgaccaccactaccaccgtAGCAACGAAGAAGCCCTCGGGCGGTGGAacaccacgcagcagcagcaccaccaccacgacgaagCAGGCCGGCAGTGACCGGGAGGCGCGTGGCAAGCGGACCCTCGAGTTCGGTAACTTCGGGAGTGCCAACTACAACTACCAGGGAGCCCCGGTAGCCCAGAGGCGCGTGTCCTATCAGGACCCCGGTCACTATAGCCACTTCCAGGGTAACTACATCCAACCGCAGTACagctaccagcagcagcacccgcaggCGCAGGGCAGTCTAGGCTCCTACCAAG GTTTCGACGCGCAGCTCGATGGCAGCAACTCGATCGGTAGCTTCCAATCGCTCGGCCCGGccgtccatcatcatccgcactACGTGGAGCCGCCGGAGCCGATCATCGAGATCATCATCCAGGATGGCAACGACACGGTGCCCCAAGCCGACCCGCACACCCTCTTCCGGCagcacaagaagaagaaggaggaGGTGCAGGTGTTCTACGTGAAGTACCACAAGGACGAGAAGAACGGGCAGCTGGTGCTGGATGACCCACTGCCGGCCATCAAGCCGATCCCGGACGAGagcgaggaggaggaggatcCGTCGCAGGAGCCACTCGTGGTGACGCCGGGCCCCCCGCTCAAGACGACGACACTCCGGGCGATCATTAACCCGGACTCGGAGAAGTACCACAGCAACAGTGGGATCCGGATCTCGTTCGGTGTCAACGACAAGCATCAGACCGGCCACCAGCTGTCGgaatcggagtcggagtcggtcGCGCAGCCCGTCGTAGCGCTCCCGCATCCTGGCGATCAGCGGTCCAAGTCGGACGTGTTctaccagcagcaccagcagtttGTCCAGGCTCAGCACGATCGGACCGTGAGGCATCAGTAtccggcgccaccaccaccaccaccagcagcggcaccgcAGCCAGCCCCAgctcaccatcatcatcagttcGCTCCGCAACACTATCACCAGCACTACCAGGCGCAGCCCTTGGTCCAGCAACCGGAGCCGTATCGATTCGGACCGGCCACTCCGGCCCCGTACCGGGCTCAaccagctccaccaccaccacagcagcagcagcagcagcattaccAACAGCCTTATCAACCGCAGCAACAGTATCAGCCCCCTCAGCCCCAGCGTGTGGTCTACAGCCAgcctccgccaccgcagccgcagccacaACCGCAACCACAGTTCCAGTTCCGTGGCCAGTTccaaccacagccacagtTGCCACCCCAGCCTCACTActtccagcaacagcaagctCCAGTTCCGCAGCCCCGGCCTCAGCAGGTGCGGTTCCCTCCGCAGCAAGCCCAGCCCCAGCAATCCTTCTaccagccgcagccgcagcaagcCCAACCCCAGCCAcctcagcagcaaccgcagttCCAGCGACAGGAGTACCAacagcaaccgaaaccgatcccgATCCCACTGCACAACATCAACCAGCAGCCTCCGTTGCGGCCACAGTACGCCCctcagccacagccacagccgcaaccgcagcagcagcaacagttcaATCAGCCCTTCAACAACTTCCACCGCCAGCCGACGCCACAGccccagccacagccacagccccAGCCATCCTTCCGCAAGCCACCACCGGCTACGGTAGAGCAGCCCCCGTTCGTGTCAGCGCCCCGACCCCCTCAGTCTCCGGCCGTGCGAGGCAACTTCTACGACGCGGCTCGCCCCGTCCAGGGTGGACTAGTGCAGCAGGCGGCACCGAACCTTGGACCAACGCGGGCTCCCGAACGCGATCACGCACCCCCAGCACCCCGGGCCCCGCCCTCGTACAGTGGCCTGTCAGATAGTGAGCACCTGAGCAACCTGAAACACGTGCTACCGGCCGGCGGTGAACTCGTGGCGTCCGTCTCCAAGTACGAGAAGCACATCACCGAGACGATCAACGGGGCGCCGGTGGAACAGAACCGACAGCAGTTCGATCGGGGCCAACAGTACTACAACATCCTGCCGTCGCAGGAGCTGATCAGCCACTCGGCCGAGCCGACGATCGagacggtgccggcggcgaAAAACATTGGCCCCCTGGCATCGTCCATCGGGCACCTGCCGACCCCGCAACGGTACGTGAGCCAGCAGGCCGCCCAGATCATCCCGAACTCGGAGCCCCTGAACTACGCGCCGGAACCACGCTTCCGCGGAGGGGAAGCCGCCACGGGTAGCACgcagccgacggtggccaccagccgcACGACATACTCGCCGACCTTCTCGACGACACCGCGCTACCAAACCACCACCCCAACACCGACCACAACGACGGCaaggccgccaccaccatcgccatcgacacCGCGCTCGGCTGCCGAGGAAGCGGAGGCGAacgagaagaagcagaaagcGCTGTTCGATCTGCCCGACGAGGTGCCGGAAGATCTGCGCCAGCAGCTCCTCTCGTCCGGCATTCTCGAGAACGCCGACATCAGCGTGCTCGACTACGACAAGCTCGGTGAGACGGCGCTCGAGAACCTGCCGCCGGATCACCTGGCCAACTTCTTCAACGCGGGCGGTGGTGCCCAGCTGGCCGGCTCCAGTAACGTGCTGTCGGTGGTGTCCCCGAACGGGGACAAGCTGGCGGAAAAGTTTATCACCAAGAACTACGACGTGAAGGGTGGTCGGCACGATGAGCGCGATCGGTACGAGATCACGCAGCCGGACGGTGCGGGAGACACCGGGGGCAGCGAGGAACCCACGATCGTGACGATGCCCGAGCGCCAGCACGTCGACCTGAAGGTggtccggttcgattcgagcaACCCGAAGAACGTGACCGATCGGTACATCAAGCCCGAATCGACGATCCTCCCGTCGGTGGTGACGGCGAACGAGCAGCCGGAGCGCGAGCGGGACGAAGGATCGGCACCGCCGTCGGCGGCCGAGCAGATCTTTAACCGGTACCTGCCGCTCAAGATCAACGGCGCCCAGTTCCCGATCCCGGACGTGGTGGAGTTGCGTGGCCGGCGGATCGCCAgcgtggtggtgttggcccCGGTCGACAGTGCGCCGGCGGTGAGCGAGGAAACCGGTGCGTCCGGTGGCACCGAAGACGGTGGGTTCCTGATCAACACCGagggcggcagcagcgacgaGCAGCAGTCACGGTTCGAGCGGGACGTACTGCTCGACTCGAAGCGGATCAAGTTCATCGCGGGCGAAGCGCTGAAGCAGCTGATCAAGAAACCGTCGCGGGACAACTTCCGCCGGTGGCTGGAGCGCGAGGGCAAAACGGACGTCGATCTGCAGagtgtggtgctgctggtcaccAG GAACGCCGACAACGAGCAGGAAATCTTCATGTACGACATCGCGACCAAGGGCGTGACGCATCTGAGCGGGGAGCTATCGTCGGCGTTCGTGCGGGTGGCCGAGGAGAACGCCCAGACGCAGAACCTGGACGAGATGCCGATCGTCGACAGTGGGATCGTGGAGCAGATGGAACCCAAGTCCACCCAAGCCTCATCCGCGTCGGTGGAGTACGGAGCGTCTGGCGCTGTCACGTCCTCGGAggagcaggacgacgacgaggaagccGAAGCGTCCGAACGGGACGCAATCTACGTGTACCCGGAGAACTACCGGGGGCTGGAGGTGAACTCGGGCTACAGCAACATCAAGAAGTAG